One region of Halomonas huangheensis genomic DNA includes:
- the glcE gene encoding glycolate oxidase subunit GlcE — MSATETSTTSGDDLVSLGERLKQAHREGGAVRIEGGGTRHFTGRQVEGEVLSTRRHRGITSYDPVELIVSVRAGTPLQELEATLAQHGQMLPFEPPRFGAESTVGGMVASGLSGPRRPWAGAVRDFVLGMRVLDHQGREQRFGGEVMKNVAGYDLSRLMVGAQGTLGLITEVSLKVLPVPSSSRSLRLEIDRERAMQQLASWGRQPLPLSAATWHDGALNLRLEGGPGSVAATADMIGGDDLDAGYWQQLRDWQLPLFRDDQFRSQPFTDHQQPLWRLALPANTPALALAELEGAESIDDWAGCQRWLRSDIEATTLRDACALAGGHATCFTPQAADPYTPLSPVLARYHRQLKQQLDPNGVFNPGRLYPDF; from the coding sequence ATGTCAGCAACCGAAACCTCCACAACGTCAGGCGACGATCTCGTCTCTCTTGGCGAACGCCTCAAACAGGCGCACCGAGAAGGTGGTGCAGTACGCATCGAGGGCGGCGGCACCCGGCATTTCACCGGACGTCAGGTCGAGGGCGAGGTGCTCTCCACGCGCAGGCATCGCGGTATCACCAGTTACGACCCGGTCGAACTGATTGTCTCGGTGCGTGCCGGCACCCCGTTGCAGGAGCTGGAAGCAACCCTCGCCCAGCACGGTCAGATGCTGCCCTTTGAGCCACCGCGCTTCGGTGCCGAGAGCACCGTGGGCGGCATGGTTGCCAGTGGGCTTTCCGGTCCTCGCCGCCCCTGGGCCGGAGCGGTGCGCGACTTCGTACTGGGTATGCGCGTACTGGATCACCAGGGTCGCGAACAGCGCTTTGGCGGTGAGGTCATGAAGAACGTGGCCGGCTATGACCTGTCGCGTCTGATGGTTGGCGCCCAGGGCACACTCGGCCTGATCACCGAGGTATCGCTCAAGGTCCTGCCGGTACCCAGCTCGAGTCGCAGTCTGCGCCTCGAGATCGATCGTGAGCGGGCCATGCAGCAACTGGCCAGTTGGGGGCGCCAGCCCCTGCCGTTGAGTGCGGCCACCTGGCATGACGGCGCCCTGAACCTGCGCCTCGAAGGCGGACCGGGTTCGGTGGCTGCGACGGCGGACATGATCGGTGGTGATGATCTCGACGCTGGCTACTGGCAACAACTACGCGACTGGCAGTTGCCGTTGTTCAGGGATGATCAGTTCAGAAGCCAGCCGTTCACCGATCATCAACAGCCGCTGTGGCGCCTGGCATTGCCGGCCAATACCCCAGCTCTGGCGCTTGCTGAGCTGGAGGGCGCGGAGAGTATCGATGACTGGGCAGGTTGCCAGCGCTGGTTGCGCAGCGACATCGAAGCCACAACTCTGCGTGACGCCTGTGCGCTGGCTGGTGGTCATGCCACCTGCTTCACGCCACAGGCCGCTGATCCCTATACGCCGCTATCTCCGGTGCTGGCACGCTACCATCGCCAGCTCAAGCAGCAACTCGACCCCAACGGTGTCTTCAACCCCGGTCGGCTATATCCCGACTTCTAG
- the glcF gene encoding glycolate oxidase subunit GlcF, whose amino-acid sequence MQTNFSDSQRQQVHIREAEKVLRTCVHCGFCNATCPTYQLLGDERDGPRGRIYLMKELLESRDDDERITDETRLHLDRCLTCRNCETTCPSGVEYHKLLDIGRAEIERRAPRSAADKALRFGLRKALVDPSRFKALLSMGQIFRPLVPGALKDKMPAPAPDPGVRPERHDLQRQMLILEGCVQPGLSPNTNAATARVLERLGIGLTPTPQAGCCGAIDFHLSAMEAGRERARRNIDAWLPHLDAGCEAIIQTASGCGAFVKEYVDILANDPEYADKARRVSDATLDLVEVLGQEALDNLSIKAEQRLAFHCPCTLQHAQKLSGAVERVLADLGFELTAVQDPHLCCGSAGTYSITQPQLSKQLRDNKLAALEAGNPEVIVTANIGCQSHLASANRTPVRHWIEIVDAALQ is encoded by the coding sequence ATGCAAACCAATTTCAGCGACAGCCAGCGTCAACAGGTGCATATCCGCGAGGCCGAAAAGGTTCTGCGGACCTGTGTGCACTGTGGCTTCTGCAATGCCACCTGCCCGACCTATCAACTGCTGGGTGACGAGCGCGATGGGCCGCGTGGGCGCATATACCTGATGAAGGAATTGCTCGAAAGCCGCGATGACGACGAGCGTATTACCGACGAAACTCGCCTGCACCTGGATCGTTGTCTGACCTGTCGCAACTGCGAAACGACCTGCCCATCAGGCGTCGAGTACCACAAGCTACTGGACATCGGCCGTGCCGAGATCGAGCGGCGCGCACCACGTTCGGCAGCCGACAAGGCATTGCGCTTCGGGTTGCGCAAGGCACTGGTTGACCCGTCTCGTTTCAAGGCGCTGCTGTCCATGGGCCAGATATTCCGGCCACTGGTCCCGGGTGCCCTCAAGGACAAGATGCCGGCCCCTGCTCCGGATCCCGGTGTACGTCCCGAAAGGCACGACCTGCAACGTCAGATGCTGATTCTCGAAGGTTGTGTACAGCCCGGTTTGTCCCCCAATACCAATGCCGCCACCGCGCGAGTGTTGGAGCGCCTGGGTATTGGCCTGACGCCAACGCCTCAGGCAGGTTGTTGCGGCGCCATCGACTTCCACCTGAGTGCGATGGAGGCCGGCCGTGAGCGTGCACGCCGCAATATCGATGCCTGGCTGCCACACCTTGATGCCGGCTGCGAGGCGATCATCCAGACAGCCAGTGGCTGCGGTGCCTTCGTCAAGGAATATGTCGATATTCTCGCCAACGATCCCGAGTACGCCGACAAGGCTCGCCGCGTCAGCGACGCGACACTTGATCTGGTTGAAGTGCTCGGCCAGGAGGCACTGGATAACCTGTCGATCAAGGCCGAACAGCGCCTTGCCTTCCACTGCCCGTGTACATTGCAACACGCCCAGAAACTGAGTGGCGCAGTGGAGCGGGTGCTTGCCGACCTGGGCTTCGAACTGACAGCGGTACAGGATCCACATCTGTGCTGTGGGTCCGCCGGAACCTACTCGATCACCCAGCCCCAGTTGTCGAAACAACTCCGAGACAACAAGCTCGCCGCTCTCGAGGCCGGCAACCCCGAAGTGATCGTCACCGCCAACATCGGTTGTCAGTCACACCTGGCATCGGCCAACCGCACACCGGTCCGCCACTGGATCGAGATCGTCGACGCGGCACTACAGTGA
- a CDS encoding heme-binding protein → MPTKHYLDQQQVSAILDAAEREAEANGFAVTIAVADDGGYLLGLRRLDGAAPFSAEVAAAKARSAAIGRKETQVFEDMINNGRNAFISAPMQGLMSGGVPVIIDGQVAGSVGVSGVKPEQDIQVARAGVSAVL, encoded by the coding sequence ATGCCGACCAAACACTACCTCGACCAACAACAGGTCAGTGCCATTCTCGATGCCGCCGAGCGCGAGGCCGAGGCCAATGGCTTTGCCGTGACCATTGCCGTTGCCGACGATGGAGGTTATCTACTGGGACTGCGTCGCCTTGATGGCGCCGCGCCCTTCAGTGCCGAGGTGGCAGCCGCCAAGGCACGCTCAGCTGCCATCGGTCGCAAGGAAACCCAGGTGTTCGAGGACATGATCAACAACGGCCGCAACGCCTTTATCTCAGCGCCCATGCAGGGCCTGATGTCCGGCGGCGTACCCGTCATCATTGATGGCCAGGTCGCCGGCAGCGTGGGAGTTTCCGGGGTCAAACCCGAACAGGATATCCAGGTCGCCAGAGCCGGTGTTTCCGCCGTGCTCTGA
- a CDS encoding YegP family protein: MPGYYELKKTDADKYHFTLKSGNHQVILTSQHYKSRSSAENGIESCRKNSGIDERFERKTGKNGQPFFSLKASNGQIIGSSEMYNTEAARDKGIQSVKTNGQGPTKFKEQ, from the coding sequence ATGCCGGGTTACTACGAACTCAAGAAGACAGATGCCGACAAGTACCACTTTACCCTCAAGTCCGGGAATCATCAGGTCATCCTGACCAGCCAGCATTACAAGAGTCGCTCCTCAGCGGAGAATGGTATCGAATCGTGTCGCAAGAACAGCGGGATCGATGAGCGCTTCGAGCGCAAGACGGGGAAGAATGGACAACCGTTCTTCAGCCTGAAGGCCAGCAATGGCCAGATCATTGGCAGCAGCGAGATGTACAACACCGAAGCGGCACGCGACAAGGGTATTCAGTCGGTCAAGACCAACGGACAGGGGCCCACCAAATTCAAGGAGCAGTAG
- a CDS encoding 5'-nucleotidase, translating into MPYELAERLVIGLASSALFDLSASDRVFREQGEEAYRLYQREHENEPLAAGVAFTFIRKLLSLNALAPDDPLVEVVLLSRNDPDTGLRVMRSIEHHQLGITRAVFLQGRYPHRFIPALNISLFLSANREDVDRAIAAGYPAGRVMPSRNPLVDERDELHIAFDFDGVLASDASEVIFQDQGLDAFLAHEREHAEVPAAPGVLADLVRRLAVVQQRERAHAQTAEGSYQPRVRVSIVTARNAPAHERVVHTLRDWGVTVNEAYFLGGIAKHHVLKVIQPDIFFDDQSSHLTDTSDIMPSVHVPVGRLNSPSTPAEGDDT; encoded by the coding sequence ATGCCTTATGAACTCGCTGAGCGTCTGGTCATTGGCCTCGCGTCCAGTGCCCTGTTCGATCTCTCCGCATCTGATCGCGTCTTTCGCGAGCAGGGCGAAGAGGCCTATCGCCTCTATCAGCGCGAGCACGAAAACGAGCCTCTGGCAGCGGGGGTAGCTTTCACTTTCATTCGCAAGCTGTTGTCGCTGAATGCGCTGGCACCGGATGACCCTCTAGTTGAGGTGGTGCTGTTGTCACGCAACGACCCTGATACAGGATTGCGGGTGATGAGATCCATCGAGCACCACCAGCTGGGCATTACCCGTGCTGTCTTTCTTCAGGGGCGTTATCCACACCGCTTCATTCCCGCGCTGAATATCAGCCTGTTCCTGTCGGCTAACCGTGAGGATGTGGATCGCGCGATTGCCGCAGGTTATCCGGCGGGACGGGTCATGCCGTCACGCAACCCGCTGGTTGATGAGCGAGATGAACTGCACATCGCCTTCGATTTCGATGGTGTGCTGGCCAGCGATGCGTCGGAGGTCATCTTCCAGGACCAGGGGCTGGACGCTTTTCTTGCCCATGAGCGAGAGCATGCGGAAGTGCCTGCTGCACCGGGGGTGCTTGCCGACCTGGTACGCAGGCTGGCCGTGGTTCAGCAGCGCGAAAGGGCGCATGCGCAGACAGCGGAGGGGAGCTATCAACCCCGCGTGCGGGTCTCGATTGTCACCGCACGCAATGCACCCGCCCATGAGCGGGTTGTGCATACCCTGCGCGACTGGGGTGTCACGGTCAATGAGGCTTACTTTCTCGGCGGGATCGCCAAGCATCATGTACTCAAGGTCATTCAGCCCGATATCTTCTTCGATGATCAGTCATCCCACCTTACCGATACCAGCGACATCATGCCGTCAGTGCATGTGCCGGTGGGGCGGTTGAATTCGCCTTCGACACCGGCCGAAGGCGATGATACCTGA
- a CDS encoding LysR substrate-binding domain-containing protein, whose translation MSLTSKRLSPNGLWVFEAAARHLSFTSAARELRSTQSAVSQSVKALEEALGVELFERVYRGVRLTDAGVLLQLGVEEGFGRIEQALERIQQQQNQSRLTLMTDFSVASYWLLPRLPRFRREHPDIDVQLLTNHGDISWRVSSADVAIVFSNQPEREGWLRLMGEQVFPVCSPGLLGASNNGTDQQLLRQAPLLALSTTAGQRWLDWPGFFQQVSGPRHDPTPALTFDNYTLLIQAAIAGQGIALGWQGLVDDLIDQGFLVEVEGYRVATELGYDVVDTHPATPSRAKQRFLDWIAGERITR comes from the coding sequence ATGTCGTTGACGAGTAAGCGACTGTCGCCCAATGGGCTCTGGGTCTTCGAGGCGGCAGCGCGTCATCTCAGCTTCACTTCGGCGGCACGCGAGCTGCGCTCGACACAGTCCGCGGTCAGCCAGAGCGTCAAGGCGCTGGAAGAGGCGTTGGGCGTCGAGTTGTTCGAAAGGGTCTATCGTGGTGTGCGCCTCACCGATGCCGGCGTGTTGTTGCAACTCGGTGTCGAGGAAGGTTTTGGCCGTATCGAGCAGGCATTGGAAAGGATTCAGCAGCAGCAGAATCAGTCGCGCTTGACGTTGATGACCGACTTCTCCGTGGCTTCATACTGGCTTTTGCCGCGCCTGCCACGCTTTCGTCGCGAGCACCCGGATATCGATGTGCAGTTATTGACCAACCATGGCGATATCAGCTGGCGAGTCAGCAGCGCGGATGTGGCCATCGTGTTCAGCAATCAGCCTGAACGGGAGGGTTGGTTGCGGCTGATGGGCGAACAGGTGTTTCCGGTATGCAGCCCGGGCCTGTTGGGGGCAAGCAACAACGGTACGGACCAGCAGCTGTTGCGACAGGCGCCTTTGCTGGCATTGAGCACCACTGCCGGGCAACGCTGGCTGGACTGGCCGGGATTCTTCCAGCAGGTATCTGGTCCTCGTCATGATCCCACCCCGGCGTTGACCTTCGACAACTACACGCTCCTTATCCAGGCCGCCATTGCCGGGCAGGGAATCGCGCTTGGCTGGCAAGGTCTGGTGGATGACCTGATCGATCAAGGCTTTCTGGTCGAGGTCGAGGGCTACCGGGTTGCTACCGAGCTGGGTTATGACGTGGTCGACACTCATCCGGCGACACCTTCGCGAGCCAAGCAACGCTTTCTGGACTGGATCGCCGGCGAGCGTATAACCCGGTAA
- the betC gene encoding choline-sulfatase — MTSRPNILFLMADQLTASRLPFHGHPLVKTPNLSRLAEQGVVFDSAYCNSPLCAPSRFALMTGRLPSRTGGFDNASDLPADTPTFAHYLRDAGYRTALSGKMHFCGPDQLHGFERRLTSDIYPADYGWYVDWDHPDERPSYYHNMSSVQQAGPCVRSNQLDFDDEVTFQARRFLHDHVRSKDTRPFCLTVSLTHPHDPYTIPRQWWDRYDHDAIDMPSLSWQHVPHDPHSERLRSVYQLDDATLNEEQIRNARHAYYGAISYVDDQLGAVIDTLEECGLADNTIIVFSGDHGDMLGERGLWYKMSWFEDSARVPMIVHAPGRFTPHRVAQSVSTLDLLPTFVELTHPEGAPDYPVPIDGRSLLPHLTGSGGHDEVIGEYLAEGAIAPLIMIRREAYKYVYSPSDPEQLFNLAEDPQELENLANSASHAQLLDDFRTEVQQRWDLNALHQQVLESQRRRRMIARALRRGEVTPWDHQPFFDASTQYMRNNVDLDDLEKRARFPAVG; from the coding sequence ATGACTTCGCGACCCAATATCCTGTTTCTCATGGCCGATCAGCTGACCGCATCGCGGCTGCCGTTTCATGGCCATCCGCTGGTCAAGACGCCAAACCTGTCGCGCCTTGCCGAACAGGGTGTGGTGTTCGACTCGGCCTACTGCAACAGTCCGCTTTGCGCACCTTCACGCTTTGCGCTGATGACCGGTCGCCTGCCGTCGCGTACTGGAGGTTTCGACAACGCCTCCGACCTGCCAGCGGATACTCCGACCTTCGCCCACTACCTGCGCGACGCCGGTTACCGAACCGCGCTATCCGGCAAGATGCACTTCTGCGGGCCGGACCAGTTGCACGGCTTCGAGCGCCGCCTGACTAGCGACATCTACCCAGCGGATTACGGTTGGTACGTCGATTGGGATCATCCGGATGAACGCCCCAGCTACTACCACAATATGTCGTCAGTGCAGCAGGCGGGACCCTGCGTGCGCTCGAATCAGCTCGACTTCGATGACGAGGTGACCTTCCAGGCACGGCGCTTCCTGCATGATCATGTACGCAGCAAGGACACTCGGCCATTCTGCCTTACGGTATCGCTGACGCATCCGCACGATCCTTACACCATCCCCCGTCAGTGGTGGGATCGCTACGATCATGATGCCATCGACATGCCATCATTGAGCTGGCAGCACGTCCCTCACGACCCCCACTCCGAGCGCCTGCGCAGCGTCTATCAGTTGGATGATGCCACGCTCAACGAAGAACAGATCCGCAACGCCAGACATGCCTACTATGGCGCAATCAGCTATGTCGACGACCAACTCGGCGCGGTGATCGACACGTTGGAAGAGTGTGGTCTGGCCGACAACACCATTATCGTGTTCTCCGGTGACCACGGAGACATGCTCGGTGAGCGAGGCCTCTGGTACAAGATGAGCTGGTTCGAGGACTCTGCCCGAGTGCCGATGATCGTCCATGCACCGGGACGCTTCACGCCTCATCGGGTCGCCCAGTCAGTGTCGACCCTCGACCTCCTGCCCACCTTCGTCGAGCTTACGCATCCCGAAGGCGCGCCTGACTATCCGGTGCCCATCGACGGGCGCAGCCTGTTACCCCACCTGACGGGTAGCGGTGGTCACGATGAAGTCATTGGTGAATACCTCGCCGAGGGTGCCATTGCACCACTGATCATGATCCGACGCGAAGCATACAAGTACGTCTACAGCCCCAGCGATCCGGAGCAGCTGTTCAATCTCGCCGAGGACCCTCAAGAACTCGAGAACCTCGCCAACAGTGCCAGTCACGCGCAGTTACTGGACGACTTCCGAACCGAAGTCCAGCAACGCTGGGATTTGAATGCACTGCATCAGCAGGTTCTGGAGAGCCAGCGTCGGCGCCGCATGATTGCCCGTGCTCTGCGACGCGGCGAAGTGACGCCCTGGGACCACCAGCCGTTTTTCGATGCCAGCACTCAGTACATGCGCAACAACGTTGACCTGGACGACCTGGAAAAACGTGCACGCTTCCCCGCAGTAGGGTGA
- the betT gene encoding choline BCCT transporter BetT — protein sequence MNSSDRDAQTGSRLNSAVFHGSVAGILVFLVYAMVFTDHATTFFNAGLNWIGNTFGWYYMLAIAAYLAFVIAIGLSRFGRIRLGPDHSRPEFSLLSWSAMLFAAGLGGAILFFVVSEPLTHYLNPPFAEAATEEARRHAVVQTYFHWGISGWGLYVLMGMALAYFSYRHRLPLAIRSTLYPLLGQRIYGPIGNAVDIAAVLATVFGIATALGIGVIQMNYGLNYLFGIPEGLIAQSGLIVLVVVMATLSVVSGVDRGIRILSEFNLYLVGALVLFVLFQGETLKGLNQLVQNVGDYLVSLPGMTFHTYAYDDDKSGWFSAWTVFFWGWWIAWAPFVGLFLARISRGRTIREFVAGALFIPLIFVMIMMSVFGNSGISMVDGGLTELGEQAINMPQATIYTFLEQLPWVKLTATLVTLLSIVFFVTSADSGALVLSNFTYLLRDVNHDAPIPLRIFWSAIIGLITQALLMSGGLRTLQSAVVITALPFSLVIFLTMFSLLRSLKSEASKADSRLHIASHQTSRSDWRERLDRTLDGSTRSGAEATLQYAIRPALAEFADEMQSRGMEASLEEDSQAGQQPVCPTLRVDFEGAPPFIYAVRPLRMKPPSFLPADDDYYLRLDVHLSEGGIGQDLNGYTRQEVLHDILSEYQRHLHFLADQQDQLETLPGMAHVGQNDPTPPETVKV from the coding sequence ATGAACTCCTCCGATAGAGATGCCCAAACGGGCAGTCGCCTCAACAGCGCCGTGTTTCACGGCTCTGTGGCCGGTATTCTGGTCTTTCTGGTCTATGCCATGGTCTTCACCGACCATGCCACGACCTTCTTCAATGCCGGCCTCAACTGGATCGGTAATACTTTCGGTTGGTATTACATGCTGGCGATCGCTGCCTATCTGGCGTTCGTTATCGCCATCGGTCTATCGCGCTTCGGGCGTATTCGCCTTGGCCCGGACCACTCGCGCCCGGAATTCTCGTTACTCTCCTGGTCGGCGATGTTGTTCGCCGCCGGGCTGGGTGGCGCAATCCTGTTCTTCGTGGTTTCGGAGCCGCTGACTCACTATCTCAATCCTCCGTTCGCCGAGGCTGCCACCGAGGAGGCAAGACGGCATGCGGTGGTGCAGACCTACTTCCACTGGGGCATCTCCGGCTGGGGACTCTATGTGTTGATGGGCATGGCGCTGGCCTACTTCAGCTATCGACACCGTCTACCACTGGCGATCCGCTCGACCCTCTATCCTCTGCTCGGGCAGCGCATCTATGGCCCGATCGGCAATGCGGTGGATATCGCCGCCGTACTGGCAACAGTCTTCGGTATCGCTACTGCGTTGGGTATCGGTGTGATCCAGATGAACTACGGGTTGAACTATCTATTCGGCATTCCCGAGGGTCTGATCGCACAGAGCGGCTTGATCGTGCTGGTGGTGGTCATGGCGACTCTATCAGTGGTCAGCGGTGTCGACCGAGGCATCCGCATACTCTCCGAGTTCAACCTCTATCTGGTCGGTGCTCTGGTACTGTTCGTGCTGTTTCAGGGAGAAACCCTCAAGGGCCTCAACCAACTGGTGCAGAACGTCGGCGACTACCTGGTCAGTCTCCCGGGCATGACGTTTCATACCTATGCCTACGATGATGACAAGAGCGGCTGGTTCAGCGCCTGGACGGTGTTCTTCTGGGGCTGGTGGATCGCCTGGGCACCCTTTGTCGGGCTGTTCCTGGCTCGCATCTCGCGAGGACGCACCATCCGAGAGTTCGTCGCCGGCGCCCTGTTCATCCCGTTGATCTTCGTGATGATCATGATGTCGGTGTTCGGCAATAGCGGCATCAGCATGGTCGATGGAGGCCTGACCGAGCTGGGTGAGCAGGCGATCAACATGCCGCAGGCAACGATCTACACCTTTCTCGAGCAGCTCCCCTGGGTCAAACTCACCGCGACTCTGGTCACACTGTTGAGCATCGTGTTCTTCGTTACCTCCGCAGACTCCGGTGCGCTGGTGCTGTCGAACTTCACCTATCTGCTGCGTGACGTAAACCACGATGCACCGATTCCACTGCGCATATTCTGGTCGGCGATCATCGGCCTGATCACGCAGGCCCTGCTGATGAGCGGTGGACTTCGCACACTACAGAGTGCTGTGGTGATCACCGCGTTGCCCTTCTCGCTGGTGATCTTTCTGACCATGTTCTCACTGCTGCGCTCACTCAAGAGCGAAGCAAGCAAAGCCGACAGTCGCCTGCATATCGCTTCGCATCAGACATCGCGCAGCGACTGGCGAGAGCGCCTCGACCGCACCCTGGATGGCTCCACACGCAGTGGCGCCGAGGCCACATTGCAGTACGCCATTCGCCCTGCGCTGGCCGAGTTCGCCGATGAGATGCAAAGCCGTGGCATGGAGGCCAGTCTCGAGGAAGACAGCCAGGCCGGTCAGCAACCAGTGTGCCCGACACTACGTGTCGACTTCGAGGGTGCGCCGCCATTCATCTATGCGGTACGACCACTGCGCATGAAACCACCGAGTTTCCTGCCCGCCGACGATGATTACTACCTGCGTCTCGATGTACATCTCAGCGAAGGCGGTATCGGGCAGGATCTCAACGGCTACACACGCCAGGAAGTGCTGCACGATATTCTCAGCGAATATCAACGCCACCTGCATTTCCTCGCCGACCAACAGGATCAGCTGGAAACCTTGCCGGGCATGGCGCATGTCGGGCAGAACGATCCGACACCACCGGAGACAGTGAAGGTGTAG
- a CDS encoding trimeric intracellular cation channel family protein, producing the protein MDSAIVYWLDMAGTVVFALSGVLLACRSRMDPIGMLVLAAATAVGGGTMRDLVLGVQPVFWVTDTLYLWVVLATVLACLVGYRYIHRLNRIFLPIADAFGLALFVVIGANKALLLGFSGVVAVLMGLFTGVAGGMIRDVLARRVPLVLRSEIYATAAIAGGIVYVVCDKLGVAPLGLVLSLLTTLGLRLAAIRWRLSLPVFVWAMLDTHASTDKDSNHPGSDQDSSDHNEIHRNASKQGSTSDRQANSDAAISTGKVPLQPVRRKMRVRMVPHHQARRLWPDDGD; encoded by the coding sequence GTGGATAGCGCTATCGTCTATTGGCTGGATATGGCGGGCACGGTGGTCTTTGCGCTCTCCGGAGTGCTGCTTGCCTGCCGGTCACGGATGGACCCCATCGGCATGCTGGTACTGGCGGCGGCAACTGCCGTAGGTGGCGGCACCATGCGTGATCTGGTGTTGGGCGTGCAGCCGGTCTTCTGGGTTACCGATACTCTCTATCTGTGGGTGGTACTGGCCACTGTGCTCGCCTGTCTGGTGGGCTATCGATACATCCATCGACTCAACCGAATATTCCTGCCGATTGCGGATGCCTTTGGTTTGGCGCTGTTTGTGGTGATCGGTGCCAACAAGGCATTACTGTTGGGATTCAGCGGCGTGGTAGCCGTACTGATGGGGCTATTTACCGGCGTTGCCGGAGGAATGATCCGTGACGTGCTGGCGCGCCGAGTACCACTGGTTCTGCGCAGTGAAATCTATGCCACGGCAGCCATTGCCGGGGGCATCGTCTATGTCGTCTGCGATAAGCTCGGAGTCGCTCCTCTGGGGCTGGTGCTGTCGCTGTTGACGACGCTGGGGCTGCGCCTTGCAGCGATTCGTTGGAGGCTTTCATTGCCGGTCTTCGTCTGGGCAATGCTTGATACGCATGCCAGCACTGACAAGGATTCAAATCACCCTGGCTCAGATCAAGATAGCTCGGACCACAACGAGATACATCGCAATGCCTCGAAGCAAGGCTCAACCAGCGACCGGCAGGCGAACTCCGACGCTGCAATATCGACCGGGAAAGTGCCGCTGCAACCGGTGCGTCGCAAGATGCGGGTGCGGATGGTACCTCACCACCAGGCGCGTCGACTCTGGCCGGATGATGGAGATTGA